GGCCTTCCGGTGCAGCTCCACTACGTCGTGATGCGGTCCACGGCCGACGGCATGCAGCAGATCTCGGACCTCGCCAGCCGGCTCGGAGCCGGCGGGGTCACCTTCCTGCAGATGCTGCCCATCGGCGACGGCCGGGCCCTGCGCGACACGCAGATGCTCTCCGACGCCCAGGCCCGAACCCGGCTCGACGCCGTGACGCCGCCACCCGGAATGCGGGTACGGCTGCGGACCAGGGAGATCGCCGACGCGTTCACCGTCGTCCGCGCCGACGGCAGGGTCTGGCGCAACACGGATCAGGCCAACGAGATCAGCGCGCTGCGCCGACTGATCCGGGCCGAGGACCTCCACCTGCCCGTGCCTGTCCTGCAAGGGAGTGCCCCGTGAGCGGCCCCACGGCCCGTCGCCTCTTCCGCGGCACCGGCCCCTTCGAGTTGACCGAGCCCATGCTGGAGCGCGTTCTCGACGAGCTGGCCGCGGCCATCGCGCCGGACGGCGAGGTCAGCATCGTCCTCGCGGTGGCCAACGGCGGCACCATCCCGGGTGCCGGGCTCGCCGGACGCCTCGCGGTACCCCTCGCCCACGTCCACGCCAAGCACAACCACACTGACGCCATCCACACCCAGGCCACCGGGAACGTGGCCGTAGCCTTCCCCGGCGGCTTCCCGGACACGCTGTCCGGGCGGGTGCTACTCGTGGACGACATCTGCGGCAGCGGCGCCACCTTCGCCGCCCTCACCACCGCACTCGAGCCTCTGCTCACGCCCGACGGCCGCATCGAGACCGTGGCCCTGTGCCGCAACGAGGGCTCGGACCGGGCACCCGACTGGGCCGCATACACGGTCGACGACTGGGTCGTCTTCCCCTGGGAAGCCCCGCCCGGCGGTATCGAACTCGTAGCCCTGAGCTCCCCCTCTCCCCTGAAGGGACAAACCCCGTGAACCTCACCCCCTGGCGCAGCGTGCTGCTGGTGCTCGCCTCCTGGCAGGTGGACGCTCCCGCCGGAATCGAGCGGGCGACCGCGGCACTCGCCACGGGCCTGGCGGAGGCCGGCCACCACGTCGTGATCGCCACCGCCGCGCCCCAGCCGATGGGCCGGTCCCTGCCCGGCGTGACAGTGGAGCCCCTCGACCTCGGCGTCACCTTCCCGTGCAGCGACACCACCCTGCGGGACGCGATCGATGGCGCCACCGACAAACTCCAGGCCCGCCTCCTCGACATCACCGAGCGGCACCGCACCGACACCGTCGTCTTCACCGACGCCCTGTGGGGCCTCGGCCGCCTGGAGTTGAACTTGCCGGCAGGCGTCCGCCGGATCCTCGCCGTGCACGTCATGCCCCACGCCGAGGACATGCACCCGGCCCTGGCTCTCGCCGATACCGTCATCGCCCCCTCCGAGTTCGTACGGTCCGAGGCCCGGCGAGCGGGCTGGGCCGCCAGCAGCTGGCACGTCCTGCCCAACGCCCTGCTCCGCGAGATCGACCCACTGCCGGCGACCGAGCGACGTGCCCTGCGCGAAAGCGGACCCATTCGCGTCCTTGCTCGCCTGGGAACCGAGAAGGGAGTCCTGCCGCTGCTCACCGCCGCAGCCTGTCTTCCCTCCCGCCGGCCGCTGCACGTTCAGCTCGCCACAGCCGCCTTCGAGAGCGCCGACGGCTCGCAGGAGAAGCTGCTCGGCCGCTGCCGCACCATCGCCGACAAGGCCGACCACATCACGCTCAGCACCGGCACGCTGCCCTGGGACGAGGTTCCCCTCTGGCTCTCCGAGGCAGCGCTGGTGATCGTTCCCTCGCTGCGGGAGACCTTCGGGCTCGTGGCCCTGGAAGCCATGAGCGTCGGAACGCCGGTCATCGCCTACCGGACCGGAAATCTGCCGACCCTGCTCCAAGACGGCACCGCCACGCCGGGGTTGCTGGCCGAACTGATGCACGGCCCGAACGCGCTGCTTCGACTGGCCCAGCGCCTCCTCGCCGATCCGATAGCCTACGAGCGAACTTCGAAGGCCATGTACCACCTCTCGCAGGACTACAGGCCTGTCCGTATCGCCCAGCAATTCGTGAAGGCGGTGTCGTGATGGGTAACCCTGCCCGT
The Streptomyces sp. NBC_01296 DNA segment above includes these coding regions:
- a CDS encoding phosphoribosyltransferase; amino-acid sequence: MSGPTARRLFRGTGPFELTEPMLERVLDELAAAIAPDGEVSIVLAVANGGTIPGAGLAGRLAVPLAHVHAKHNHTDAIHTQATGNVAVAFPGGFPDTLSGRVLLVDDICGSGATFAALTTALEPLLTPDGRIETVALCRNEGSDRAPDWAAYTVDDWVVFPWEAPPGGIELVALSSPSPLKGQTP
- a CDS encoding glycosyltransferase family 4 protein; this encodes MNLTPWRSVLLVLASWQVDAPAGIERATAALATGLAEAGHHVVIATAAPQPMGRSLPGVTVEPLDLGVTFPCSDTTLRDAIDGATDKLQARLLDITERHRTDTVVFTDALWGLGRLELNLPAGVRRILAVHVMPHAEDMHPALALADTVIAPSEFVRSEARRAGWAASSWHVLPNALLREIDPLPATERRALRESGPIRVLARLGTEKGVLPLLTAAACLPSRRPLHVQLATAAFESADGSQEKLLGRCRTIADKADHITLSTGTLPWDEVPLWLSEAALVIVPSLRETFGLVALEAMSVGTPVIAYRTGNLPTLLQDGTATPGLLAELMHGPNALLRLAQRLLADPIAYERTSKAMYHLSQDYRPVRIAQQFVKAVS